A stretch of Pogona vitticeps strain Pit_001003342236 chromosome 5, PviZW2.1, whole genome shotgun sequence DNA encodes these proteins:
- the LOC110085373 gene encoding uncharacterized protein LOC110085373 isoform X4, with amino-acid sequence MEASLTCAVCLSLFEEPVTLPVCSHNFCRPCVIEYLGQAQGTVEPPSATAAAASRPARRAHDHPQETGQASGLAPRHGDSVTVSCPLCRKLNPLPSDGGAAALPVNTTLAEVVKLFKATLPAKASQEATPEEASSALAPQLAVLGVPCKKHPGRSLQLYCRRCLRGACGQCVSEEHHGIFHSVNLFDTVYQEEKLAFFSNLKKIRDLYENMIKEIPVSPNSAGVVMLNEEEIIKIEFDKVYNALEVRKKQLLEDVEVQKKRKLKESLIWNRMKDVHKKTIENVLNDCEKLLNEYNPQRFLEVACSLNQRMKTQLDLMQIACSHGNQSECKQVQMDTTDIVNDILALNLTAVDLDVVKDIPSRDVEHSISASPGSKLEVKENVQKTTYEMRYNYYMKHQVCLDELQAQISPQNENFPLLKCLSSKSATSRFVPSCLSAKAKNKKKIATLQRPCFSESGVSNPLGFTFNAEAMNFNFCSSNNKLNLQRVNQSQNDAKETSQSAVSNSCQNTTKLLQPHVVTLSSEDLISSTVFPKVSELAAVSVAAVNPCISGAVSGHSASPFIFGPSGNLGTTPSSKKSSVMFEKEKVAFSTLSLVRSESQDCNINNINVYNSTNGFLTVATTVSTISPKSGTAVSGNPFLSTFPANSESDSCQTTTVSSSSEQKSFSYLIADQKILQGNKAVCFRKQNNEGNSWVTYSAIDSNKHLIYSSNDAFSMACTTSSFTASHMIDTSEKQPIPDSVSSKNDCSTNGIHLLPLKRGNKNCGDTLISIKPLKKIECATEKSKVKPEDKNVTVQRSVPSKKDVAAYKELKDIRNCSSLASINKCPKAKTCSVLVPQQNVAHDLTVNSTSDSVKLTEMENSLEIFPPAVEDHKVFSSVLDGASCTVNSDSDVEDLSQASNVSDSSSTSEYFSVTEDQISC; translated from the exons ATGGAGGCGAGCCTGACCTGTGCCGTTTGCCTGTCGCTCTTCGAAGAGCCGGTGACGCTGCCGGTCTGTTCCCACAACTTCTGCCGGCCTTGCGTGATCGAGTACCTCGGTCAAGCCCAGGGCACCGTGGAGCCGCCCTCCGCCACCGCTGCCGCCGCCTCACGGCCGGCTCGACGAGCTCATGACCACCCCCAGGAAACCGGGCAGGCCTCGGGCCTCGCCCCGCGGCACGGCGACTCCGTGACAGTGTCGTGTCCCCTGTGTCGCAAGCTGAACCCGCTTCCTTCGGACGGAGGGGCGGCCGCCTTGCCGGTCAACACCACCCTGGCCGAAGTGGTGAAGTTGTTCAAGGCCACCTTGCCCGCCAAGGCGAGCCAGGAGGCGACGCCGGAGGAAGCCTCGTCGGCCCTCGCCCCTCAGCTGGCGGTCCTGGGCGTCCCCTGCAAGAAGCACCCTGGGCGGTCCCTGCAGCTCTACTGCCGGAGGTGCCTGCGCGGGGCCTGCGGGCAGTGCGTGTCCGAGGAGCACCACGGCATCTTCCACTCCGTCAACCTCTTCGACACCGTGTACCAGGAGGAGAAA CTTGCTTTCTTTAGCAATCTGAAGAAAATCAGAGACTTATATGAGAATATGATAAAGGAAATACCAGTTTCACCAAACAGTGCTGGG GTGGTAATGCTGAATGAAGAAGAAATTATTAAAATTGAGTTTGATAAAGTATATAATGCTTTGGAAGTGAGGAAAAAACAGTTACTTGAAGATGTTGAAgtccagaagaaaaggaaactgaaagagTCACTAATATGGAACAGAATGAAAGACGTTCACAAGAAAACCATTGAAAATGTTCTGAATGATTGTGAGAAGCTTTTAAATGAATATAATCCGCAGCGTTTTCTAGAG GTCGCATGCAGCTTGAATCAAAG AATGAAGACTCAGCTGGACCTCATGCAAATAGCATGCAGCCATGGGAATCAGTCAGAATGCAAACAAGTGCAGATGGATACAACAGATATAGTTAATGATATCTTAGCCTTGAACCTCACTGCTGTTGATCTGGATGTTGTTAAAG ACATTCCTTCCAGAGATGTTGAACATTCTATCTCTGCAAGCCCTGGAAGCAAACTGGAAGTTAAGgaaaatgtacagaaaacaaCTTAT GAGATGCGTTATAACTATTATATGAAACATCAAGTGTGTTTAGATGAATTACAGGCACAGATCTCTCCTCAAAATGAAAATTTTCCATTATTGAAATGTTTGTCTTCAAAGAGCGCAACTTCAAGATTTGTTCCTTCTTGTCTTAGTGCTAaagcaaaaaataagaaaaaaatcgcAACATTACAGAGACCATGTTTTAGTGAATCTGGTGTGTCTAATCCACTTGGTTTTACATTCAATGCAGAAGCAATGAACTTCAATTTCTGTAGCTCAAACAATAAACTGAATCTTCAAAGAGTGAATCAGTCTCAGAATGATGCCAAGGAAACTTCCCAATCAGCAGTTAGCAATAGCTGtcaaaatacaacaaaattaCTTCAACCTCATGTAGTAACACTTTCTTCTGAAGACCTCATCTCATCTACTGTATTTCCAAAAGTATCTGAGTTAGCAGCAGTATCTGTTGCTGCTGTAAACCCATGTATTTCAGGTGCTGTGTCAGGACATTCAGCTTCACCTTTCATTTTTGGTCCAAGTGGCAATTTGGGAACAACTCCTTCAAGTAAGAAATCGTCtgtaatgtttgaaaaagaaaaggtggcTTTCTCCACTCTTTCTCTGGTTAGATCTGAAAGCCAGGATTGCAACATAAACAATATAAATGTTTATAATTCAACAAATGGTTTCTTGACAGTTGCTACCACTGTCTCTACCATCAGTCCAAAGTCTGGTACAGCTGTAAGTGGAAATCCTTTCTTATCTACTTTTCCTGCTAATTCTGAAAGTGATTCTTGTCAGACAACTACAGTGAGCAGCAGTTCAGAGCAAAAGTCATTTTCATATTTGATTGCTGATCAGAAGATACTACAAGGAAACAAAGCAGTTTGCTTCAGGAAACAGAATAATGAGGGTAATAGTTGGGTCACATACTCTGCCATTGACTCTAATAAGCACTTAATATATAGCTCTAATGATGCTTTCTCCATGGCCTGCACAACATCCAGTTTTACTGCTTCTCATATGATAGATACTTCAGAAAAGCAGCCTATACCTGATAGTGTCTCCTCAAAGAATGACTGTTCCACAAATGGCATTCATCTTTTACCTTTGAAAAGAGGCAACAAAAATTGTGGTGATACTTTAATCTCCATAAAACctttaaagaaaattgaatgtgCAACTGAGAAATCAAAAGTGAAACCTGAAGACAAAAATGTAACTGTACAAAGATCTGTGCCTTCAAAAAAAGATGTAGCTGCTTATAAAGAACTGAAAGACATAAGGAACTGCTCTTCCTTGGCTTCTATCAACAAGTGTCCAAAAGCAAAAACTTGTAGTGTACTAGTTCCTCAGCAAAATGTAGCCCATGATCTTACTGTAAACAGCACTTCAGATTCAGTTAAACTCACAGAAATGGAGAATTCATTAGAAATCTTTCCACCAGCTGTTGAAGACCATAAAGTGTTTTCTTCAGTTCTTGATGGAGCAAGTTGCACAGTAAATTCAGATTCTGATGTAGAAGATTTAAGCCAAGCATCTAATGTTAGTGATTCTAGTAGTACATCTGAATATTTTTCTGTTACTGAGGATCAAATTTCCTGTTGA
- the LOC110085373 gene encoding tripartite motif-containing protein 59 isoform X6: MEASLTCAVCLSLFEEPVTLPVCSHNFCRPCVIEYLGQAQGTVEPPSATAAAASRPARRAHDHPQETGQASGLAPRHGDSVTVSCPLCRKLNPLPSDGGAAALPVNTTLAEVVKLFKATLPAKASQEATPEEASSALAPQLAVLGVPCKKHPGRSLQLYCRRCLRGACGQCVSEEHHGIFHSVNLFDTVYQEEKLAFFSNLKKIRDLYENMIKEIPVSPNSAGVVMLNEEEIIKIEFDKVYNALEVRKKQLLEDVEVQKKRKLKESLIWNRMKDVHKKTIENVLNDCEKLLNEYNPQRFLEVACSLNQRMKTQLDLMQIACSHGNQSECKQVQMDTTDIVNDILALNLTAVDLDVVKDIPSRDVEHSISASPGSKLEVKENVQKTTYPVPGEDIILDNGRRIPTQYMSLSAATEFGRMSHEN; this comes from the exons ATGGAGGCGAGCCTGACCTGTGCCGTTTGCCTGTCGCTCTTCGAAGAGCCGGTGACGCTGCCGGTCTGTTCCCACAACTTCTGCCGGCCTTGCGTGATCGAGTACCTCGGTCAAGCCCAGGGCACCGTGGAGCCGCCCTCCGCCACCGCTGCCGCCGCCTCACGGCCGGCTCGACGAGCTCATGACCACCCCCAGGAAACCGGGCAGGCCTCGGGCCTCGCCCCGCGGCACGGCGACTCCGTGACAGTGTCGTGTCCCCTGTGTCGCAAGCTGAACCCGCTTCCTTCGGACGGAGGGGCGGCCGCCTTGCCGGTCAACACCACCCTGGCCGAAGTGGTGAAGTTGTTCAAGGCCACCTTGCCCGCCAAGGCGAGCCAGGAGGCGACGCCGGAGGAAGCCTCGTCGGCCCTCGCCCCTCAGCTGGCGGTCCTGGGCGTCCCCTGCAAGAAGCACCCTGGGCGGTCCCTGCAGCTCTACTGCCGGAGGTGCCTGCGCGGGGCCTGCGGGCAGTGCGTGTCCGAGGAGCACCACGGCATCTTCCACTCCGTCAACCTCTTCGACACCGTGTACCAGGAGGAGAAA CTTGCTTTCTTTAGCAATCTGAAGAAAATCAGAGACTTATATGAGAATATGATAAAGGAAATACCAGTTTCACCAAACAGTGCTGGG GTGGTAATGCTGAATGAAGAAGAAATTATTAAAATTGAGTTTGATAAAGTATATAATGCTTTGGAAGTGAGGAAAAAACAGTTACTTGAAGATGTTGAAgtccagaagaaaaggaaactgaaagagTCACTAATATGGAACAGAATGAAAGACGTTCACAAGAAAACCATTGAAAATGTTCTGAATGATTGTGAGAAGCTTTTAAATGAATATAATCCGCAGCGTTTTCTAGAG GTCGCATGCAGCTTGAATCAAAG AATGAAGACTCAGCTGGACCTCATGCAAATAGCATGCAGCCATGGGAATCAGTCAGAATGCAAACAAGTGCAGATGGATACAACAGATATAGTTAATGATATCTTAGCCTTGAACCTCACTGCTGTTGATCTGGATGTTGTTAAAG ACATTCCTTCCAGAGATGTTGAACATTCTATCTCTGCAAGCCCTGGAAGCAAACTGGAAGTTAAGgaaaatgtacagaaaacaaCTTAT CCAGTGCCAGGAGAGGATATCATTTTGGATAATGGTAGGAGGATTCCTACTCAGTATATGTCACTTTCTGCTGCAACTGAATTTGGACGCATGAGTCATGAG
- the LOC110085373 gene encoding tripartite motif-containing protein 59 isoform X10: MEASLTCAVCLSLFEEPVTLPVCSHNFCRPCVIEYLGQAQGTVEPPSATAAAASRPARRAHDHPQETGQASGLAPRHGDSVTVSCPLCRKLNPLPSDGGAAALPVNTTLAEVVKLFKATLPAKASQEATPEEASSALAPQLAVLGVPCKKHPGRSLQLYCRRCLRGACGQCVSEEHHGIFHSVNLFDTVYQEEKLAFFSNLKKIRDLYENMIKEIPVSPNSAGVVMLNEEEIIKIEFDKVYNALEVRKKQLLEDVEVQKKRKLKESLIWNRMKDVHKKTIENVLNDCEKLLNEYNPQRFLEVACSLNQRMKTQLDLMQIACSHGNQSECKQVQMDTTDIVNDILALNLTAVDLDVVKDIPSRDVEHSISASPGSKLEVKENVQKTTYN; the protein is encoded by the exons ATGGAGGCGAGCCTGACCTGTGCCGTTTGCCTGTCGCTCTTCGAAGAGCCGGTGACGCTGCCGGTCTGTTCCCACAACTTCTGCCGGCCTTGCGTGATCGAGTACCTCGGTCAAGCCCAGGGCACCGTGGAGCCGCCCTCCGCCACCGCTGCCGCCGCCTCACGGCCGGCTCGACGAGCTCATGACCACCCCCAGGAAACCGGGCAGGCCTCGGGCCTCGCCCCGCGGCACGGCGACTCCGTGACAGTGTCGTGTCCCCTGTGTCGCAAGCTGAACCCGCTTCCTTCGGACGGAGGGGCGGCCGCCTTGCCGGTCAACACCACCCTGGCCGAAGTGGTGAAGTTGTTCAAGGCCACCTTGCCCGCCAAGGCGAGCCAGGAGGCGACGCCGGAGGAAGCCTCGTCGGCCCTCGCCCCTCAGCTGGCGGTCCTGGGCGTCCCCTGCAAGAAGCACCCTGGGCGGTCCCTGCAGCTCTACTGCCGGAGGTGCCTGCGCGGGGCCTGCGGGCAGTGCGTGTCCGAGGAGCACCACGGCATCTTCCACTCCGTCAACCTCTTCGACACCGTGTACCAGGAGGAGAAA CTTGCTTTCTTTAGCAATCTGAAGAAAATCAGAGACTTATATGAGAATATGATAAAGGAAATACCAGTTTCACCAAACAGTGCTGGG GTGGTAATGCTGAATGAAGAAGAAATTATTAAAATTGAGTTTGATAAAGTATATAATGCTTTGGAAGTGAGGAAAAAACAGTTACTTGAAGATGTTGAAgtccagaagaaaaggaaactgaaagagTCACTAATATGGAACAGAATGAAAGACGTTCACAAGAAAACCATTGAAAATGTTCTGAATGATTGTGAGAAGCTTTTAAATGAATATAATCCGCAGCGTTTTCTAGAG GTCGCATGCAGCTTGAATCAAAG AATGAAGACTCAGCTGGACCTCATGCAAATAGCATGCAGCCATGGGAATCAGTCAGAATGCAAACAAGTGCAGATGGATACAACAGATATAGTTAATGATATCTTAGCCTTGAACCTCACTGCTGTTGATCTGGATGTTGTTAAAG ACATTCCTTCCAGAGATGTTGAACATTCTATCTCTGCAAGCCCTGGAAGCAAACTGGAAGTTAAGgaaaatgtacagaaaacaaCTTAT
- the LOC110085373 gene encoding tripartite motif-containing protein 59 isoform X7, producing the protein MEASLTCAVCLSLFEEPVTLPVCSHNFCRPCVIEYLGQAQGTVEPPSATAAAASRPARRAHDHPQETGQASGLAPRHGDSVTVSCPLCRKLNPLPSDGGAAALPVNTTLAEVVKLFKATLPAKASQEATPEEASSALAPQLAVLGVPCKKHPGRSLQLYCRRCLRGACGQCVSEEHHGIFHSVNLFDTVYQEEKLAFFSNLKKIRDLYENMIKEIPVSPNSAGVVMLNEEEIIKIEFDKVYNALEVRKKQLLEDVEVQKKRKLKESLIWNRMKDVHKKTIENVLNDCEKLLNEYNPQRFLEVACSLNQRMKTQLDLMQIACSHGNQSECKQVQMDTTDIVNDILALNLTAVDLDVVKADIPSRDVEHSISASPGSKLEVKENVQKTTYCQERISFWIMVGGFLLSICHFLLQLNLDA; encoded by the exons ATGGAGGCGAGCCTGACCTGTGCCGTTTGCCTGTCGCTCTTCGAAGAGCCGGTGACGCTGCCGGTCTGTTCCCACAACTTCTGCCGGCCTTGCGTGATCGAGTACCTCGGTCAAGCCCAGGGCACCGTGGAGCCGCCCTCCGCCACCGCTGCCGCCGCCTCACGGCCGGCTCGACGAGCTCATGACCACCCCCAGGAAACCGGGCAGGCCTCGGGCCTCGCCCCGCGGCACGGCGACTCCGTGACAGTGTCGTGTCCCCTGTGTCGCAAGCTGAACCCGCTTCCTTCGGACGGAGGGGCGGCCGCCTTGCCGGTCAACACCACCCTGGCCGAAGTGGTGAAGTTGTTCAAGGCCACCTTGCCCGCCAAGGCGAGCCAGGAGGCGACGCCGGAGGAAGCCTCGTCGGCCCTCGCCCCTCAGCTGGCGGTCCTGGGCGTCCCCTGCAAGAAGCACCCTGGGCGGTCCCTGCAGCTCTACTGCCGGAGGTGCCTGCGCGGGGCCTGCGGGCAGTGCGTGTCCGAGGAGCACCACGGCATCTTCCACTCCGTCAACCTCTTCGACACCGTGTACCAGGAGGAGAAA CTTGCTTTCTTTAGCAATCTGAAGAAAATCAGAGACTTATATGAGAATATGATAAAGGAAATACCAGTTTCACCAAACAGTGCTGGG GTGGTAATGCTGAATGAAGAAGAAATTATTAAAATTGAGTTTGATAAAGTATATAATGCTTTGGAAGTGAGGAAAAAACAGTTACTTGAAGATGTTGAAgtccagaagaaaaggaaactgaaagagTCACTAATATGGAACAGAATGAAAGACGTTCACAAGAAAACCATTGAAAATGTTCTGAATGATTGTGAGAAGCTTTTAAATGAATATAATCCGCAGCGTTTTCTAGAG GTCGCATGCAGCTTGAATCAAAG AATGAAGACTCAGCTGGACCTCATGCAAATAGCATGCAGCCATGGGAATCAGTCAGAATGCAAACAAGTGCAGATGGATACAACAGATATAGTTAATGATATCTTAGCCTTGAACCTCACTGCTGTTGATCTGGATGTTGTTAAAG CAGACATTCCTTCCAGAGATGTTGAACATTCTATCTCTGCAAGCCCTGGAAGCAAACTGGAAGTTAAGgaaaatgtacagaaaacaaCTTAT TGCCAGGAGAGGATATCATTTTGGATAATGGTAGGAGGATTCCTACTCAGTATATGTCACTTTCTGCTGCAACTGAATTTGGACGCATGA
- the LOC110085373 gene encoding tripartite motif-containing protein 59 isoform X5 — MEASLTCAVCLSLFEEPVTLPVCSHNFCRPCVIEYLGQAQGTVEPPSATAAAASRPARRAHDHPQETGQASGLAPRHGDSVTVSCPLCRKLNPLPSDGGAAALPVNTTLAEVVKLFKATLPAKASQEATPEEASSALAPQLAVLGVPCKKHPGRSLQLYCRRCLRGACGQCVSEEHHGIFHSVNLFDTVYQEEKLAFFSNLKKIRDLYENMIKEIPVSPNSAGVVMLNEEEIIKIEFDKVYNALEVRKKQLLEDVEVQKKRKLKESLIWNRMKDVHKKTIENVLNDCEKLLNEYNPQRFLEVACSLNQRMKTQLDLMQIACSHGNQSECKQVQMDTTDIVNDILALNLTAVDLDVVKADIPSRDVEHSISASPGSKLEVKENVQKTTYPVPGEDIILDNGRRIPTQYMSLSAATEFGRMSHEN; from the exons ATGGAGGCGAGCCTGACCTGTGCCGTTTGCCTGTCGCTCTTCGAAGAGCCGGTGACGCTGCCGGTCTGTTCCCACAACTTCTGCCGGCCTTGCGTGATCGAGTACCTCGGTCAAGCCCAGGGCACCGTGGAGCCGCCCTCCGCCACCGCTGCCGCCGCCTCACGGCCGGCTCGACGAGCTCATGACCACCCCCAGGAAACCGGGCAGGCCTCGGGCCTCGCCCCGCGGCACGGCGACTCCGTGACAGTGTCGTGTCCCCTGTGTCGCAAGCTGAACCCGCTTCCTTCGGACGGAGGGGCGGCCGCCTTGCCGGTCAACACCACCCTGGCCGAAGTGGTGAAGTTGTTCAAGGCCACCTTGCCCGCCAAGGCGAGCCAGGAGGCGACGCCGGAGGAAGCCTCGTCGGCCCTCGCCCCTCAGCTGGCGGTCCTGGGCGTCCCCTGCAAGAAGCACCCTGGGCGGTCCCTGCAGCTCTACTGCCGGAGGTGCCTGCGCGGGGCCTGCGGGCAGTGCGTGTCCGAGGAGCACCACGGCATCTTCCACTCCGTCAACCTCTTCGACACCGTGTACCAGGAGGAGAAA CTTGCTTTCTTTAGCAATCTGAAGAAAATCAGAGACTTATATGAGAATATGATAAAGGAAATACCAGTTTCACCAAACAGTGCTGGG GTGGTAATGCTGAATGAAGAAGAAATTATTAAAATTGAGTTTGATAAAGTATATAATGCTTTGGAAGTGAGGAAAAAACAGTTACTTGAAGATGTTGAAgtccagaagaaaaggaaactgaaagagTCACTAATATGGAACAGAATGAAAGACGTTCACAAGAAAACCATTGAAAATGTTCTGAATGATTGTGAGAAGCTTTTAAATGAATATAATCCGCAGCGTTTTCTAGAG GTCGCATGCAGCTTGAATCAAAG AATGAAGACTCAGCTGGACCTCATGCAAATAGCATGCAGCCATGGGAATCAGTCAGAATGCAAACAAGTGCAGATGGATACAACAGATATAGTTAATGATATCTTAGCCTTGAACCTCACTGCTGTTGATCTGGATGTTGTTAAAG CAGACATTCCTTCCAGAGATGTTGAACATTCTATCTCTGCAAGCCCTGGAAGCAAACTGGAAGTTAAGgaaaatgtacagaaaacaaCTTAT CCAGTGCCAGGAGAGGATATCATTTTGGATAATGGTAGGAGGATTCCTACTCAGTATATGTCACTTTCTGCTGCAACTGAATTTGGACGCATGAGTCATGAG
- the LOC110085373 gene encoding tripartite motif-containing protein 59 isoform X9 encodes MEASLTCAVCLSLFEEPVTLPVCSHNFCRPCVIEYLGQAQGTVEPPSATAAAASRPARRAHDHPQETGQASGLAPRHGDSVTVSCPLCRKLNPLPSDGGAAALPVNTTLAEVVKLFKATLPAKASQEATPEEASSALAPQLAVLGVPCKKHPGRSLQLYCRRCLRGACGQCVSEEHHGIFHSVNLFDTVYQEEKLAFFSNLKKIRDLYENMIKEIPVSPNSAGVVMLNEEEIIKIEFDKVYNALEVRKKQLLEDVEVQKKRKLKESLIWNRMKDVHKKTIENVLNDCEKLLNEYNPQRFLEVACSLNQRMKTQLDLMQIACSHGNQSECKQVQMDTTDIVNDILALNLTAVDLDVVKADIPSRDVEHSISASPGSKLEVKENVQKTTYN; translated from the exons ATGGAGGCGAGCCTGACCTGTGCCGTTTGCCTGTCGCTCTTCGAAGAGCCGGTGACGCTGCCGGTCTGTTCCCACAACTTCTGCCGGCCTTGCGTGATCGAGTACCTCGGTCAAGCCCAGGGCACCGTGGAGCCGCCCTCCGCCACCGCTGCCGCCGCCTCACGGCCGGCTCGACGAGCTCATGACCACCCCCAGGAAACCGGGCAGGCCTCGGGCCTCGCCCCGCGGCACGGCGACTCCGTGACAGTGTCGTGTCCCCTGTGTCGCAAGCTGAACCCGCTTCCTTCGGACGGAGGGGCGGCCGCCTTGCCGGTCAACACCACCCTGGCCGAAGTGGTGAAGTTGTTCAAGGCCACCTTGCCCGCCAAGGCGAGCCAGGAGGCGACGCCGGAGGAAGCCTCGTCGGCCCTCGCCCCTCAGCTGGCGGTCCTGGGCGTCCCCTGCAAGAAGCACCCTGGGCGGTCCCTGCAGCTCTACTGCCGGAGGTGCCTGCGCGGGGCCTGCGGGCAGTGCGTGTCCGAGGAGCACCACGGCATCTTCCACTCCGTCAACCTCTTCGACACCGTGTACCAGGAGGAGAAA CTTGCTTTCTTTAGCAATCTGAAGAAAATCAGAGACTTATATGAGAATATGATAAAGGAAATACCAGTTTCACCAAACAGTGCTGGG GTGGTAATGCTGAATGAAGAAGAAATTATTAAAATTGAGTTTGATAAAGTATATAATGCTTTGGAAGTGAGGAAAAAACAGTTACTTGAAGATGTTGAAgtccagaagaaaaggaaactgaaagagTCACTAATATGGAACAGAATGAAAGACGTTCACAAGAAAACCATTGAAAATGTTCTGAATGATTGTGAGAAGCTTTTAAATGAATATAATCCGCAGCGTTTTCTAGAG GTCGCATGCAGCTTGAATCAAAG AATGAAGACTCAGCTGGACCTCATGCAAATAGCATGCAGCCATGGGAATCAGTCAGAATGCAAACAAGTGCAGATGGATACAACAGATATAGTTAATGATATCTTAGCCTTGAACCTCACTGCTGTTGATCTGGATGTTGTTAAAG CAGACATTCCTTCCAGAGATGTTGAACATTCTATCTCTGCAAGCCCTGGAAGCAAACTGGAAGTTAAGgaaaatgtacagaaaacaaCTTAT